A window of Saimiri boliviensis isolate mSaiBol1 chromosome 1, mSaiBol1.pri, whole genome shotgun sequence genomic DNA:
tttgctggCCTTAGCCTCCTACAGTGCagggattatgggcttgagctaccatgtctggtctataattcttattttttaattttttggagagatggggtctctgtagGTTTCTCAAGTCACTCTTgtactcctaggctcaagtgatcctcctgcctaggccactcaaagtgctggtattacaggcctgagtcaccacatTTGTCTCCCTCCCAATTCTTGGGTTTTAGGGAAATTGGAATCCTAAAAGAAGTCTTTAAAAGGCTCCtctgagggctgggtgcagtggctcatgcctgtaatcccagcactctgggaggctgaggcaggtggatcacaagatcaggagttcgagatcagcctggccaacatggtaaaaccctgtctcttaaaaaaaaaaaaaaaaaaaaaaaaaaaagactcctctGAAAGACCCCTTTGACCATCTGGATTGGTTTGTGAATATCCCTCCCTGACACCATATCCTGCCTGTGGAGGGAACACGTTGTGCTGTGTCATGTGACCTGAAAACCAAAGGTGGCCCTTGTGGGAGGGCTGGGAGTATGCTCTCACCATTGTCCGTGGCCAAGACCATGACTTCATAGATGTTGTTCCTCACAAACTGCTCATCCTCACGGTCTAGGGTACCTGCAGCAGTGACCTGCCCACTATCTGGGTCCATGGCTAGCCACCCTGCTGGATCTCTCAGGATGCGGTAGCTGAAGAGGAAAAGTTAAGATCTGTCACATCCAGAATATTTAGAATTCTGATGTTGCCATTCAAGGCCTCCTCATACCAACTGGTGGATGGCCTCTGGGCTCCTAAGCAGAATCATATGGAAAATGTACCTCGCCCATCAATGGAGGCCTAAAGCAGCAGATGCAGGGGTCCCAGCAGAGGTACATAACAGAGTGAGAAATACCTGCCCTCGAACCCCTGTTCAGTCTTCAGTCTCAAAGAAAGTAGGAAGAGGAGGACCTACACAGGAGGGATATTCCTATTTAACAATCTTTATGGTAACCAGAACAAATGCTGGTCATAATAACCCACCCACCCAACATACCCATGTATGTTGCTCACTGAGCCCAGCTCCTCACTGAGCCCAGCTCCTGAGTACCTGATCTTCTGATTCTCCTTGTCAGGGTCTTGCGCAGTGTAGACACACACAGGGTCCCCAGTGGAGATGCCCTCCTGGACCTCAACAACTTTGGAAGGTGGGACAAACACAGGTGCCTCATTCACATCCTCCACATGGACCACTATGGTGGCTGTGGAGGTTGGGAGCTTCAGCACAAGAGGAGCCTCATTGGTGACTTCAACGTACAGGGTGTGCTGGTTTTTGGACTCAAAATCCAAACCCTAGGAGAGAAAGGAACAAGGACCTGGACCAGCATTTTGAGAGGAGGCCCTGTGCAGTACAGCTGAGATGTCAGAAGAGCCAATACTGAGGGGCTTGAGGCCCCCACTAGCAACAGTGCTGCCCCTTCCCTGTCCCATATACACTCCTGTGCTTCCTCAGTGCACATGTAATGGGGCCTCTCAGACCATCCTAAAGGTAACAGTATGAATAAGCCCTAGAACACCGATTCCAAGCGGAATGGTGGAGATGTTTGAGAAAATTGAGGGGCCTGGCATTGTGGCTCATGACtatcatcccagccctttgggaagccaaggccagcggatcccttgagaccaggagttcaagaccagcctgggcaacatggggaggcccagtttctacaaaaatacaaatatcagctggatatggtggtgcatgcctgtagcttcatctacttgggaggctgaagtgggtggatcatttgagcccaggaggttgaggctgcagtgagccaacactgtgccactgcactccagcctgggttgatACACCAAGactcaaaacaatacaaaacaaaattgtgGAAGCATTTCTAGTTGTCATAATGACAGGATACCACTGGCATTTACAGGCTGGGGCAGGGATGCTGTGTCCCAGAATCAGAATGTTACAGACATGATGAGCTGTCCCATATCCCATGTGACTTGTCAATATCCCATGGACATTGATATGCTCCTGGATGTGAAAATCTATTTAATATTATTAGACGCCAGAACGGGTTTACATATAAGCCAAGTTTTTGTGTGGTTTTGGTATATACTGCATTTTCCAGGAATGCGACTACTGAGGGGAGGTCGTATTTTAATTTGTTCAGGACTTTCCCAAGAGTTGCTTCTTTACTGTTCTGAAGACATCAACATGACTTGCAGTTTGAGCTGCCAGGATAACACAGTGTCCGCCGCTACATTTGGATGATTCTACAAATGGATGTGGGGAACTGATCACTTAGTTATGCTTTCTAGTATAGTTGTGCCCCAAACTTTACATACCAAAGTATCTTATATTCAGTAACTTTTTtgtacaatttttaatttttgagacaggatcttgctctgtcacccaggctggaatagagTTGCTcaattatggcttactgcagccttgaccttctgggctcaagtgatcttcccacttcagcctcttgggtagctgagactacaggcatgtgccactgcactcgtctaattttttaagacagagtctcactctgtcacccaggctggagtgtggcggtaccgtcttggctcactgcaaccactagcTCCTGGGaaaaagtgattctcctgactcagcctcctgagtagctgggactgcaggagaatgccaccacacccagctaatttttgtatttttagtagagatggcgttggccaggctggtctcaaacccttgacctgaggtgatctgcccgcctcagcctcccaaagtgctgggattacaggcatgagccaccacacccagccccagctaactttttgtacttttagtgtagacagaatttctccatgttgcccaggctgaattttTTTAGTTAGGACATTCTCTATTCTAGGAATTATGAGTGAGGGTAGTTATATTATAAATGAACTTCATTTCACATCATTTAACAATGTCAAAGTGGCATTATAAACTATTATTGCAGAAAAGGGGACAGCAAACCCcagtctttaaaatattattattttatacccTGCTTCTTAAACCACACCATTCTTCATAGTAAACCAGGAAGTAAAGAAACTGATGccctatcttcttcttcttctttttttttttttaattgcattttaggttttggggtacatgtgatgaacatgcaagattgttgcataggtacacacatggcagtgtggtttgctgccttccgtccccttacctttatctgtcatttctccccatgctatctcttcccacctccccaccccaccgttcttcttcttctttttttttttttttttttttttagtgctgaTGAGATCTCgcttagccaggctgatctcaaactcctggcctcaagtgatcctcctacctcagcctcctaaagtgctgggattataggtgtgagccactgtgcccaatcttATGCAGACTTTTTGACCCAATGCATGTCCTATAacccaataaaaacaaaaatacacacacacacacacacacacacacgagacttTTAAAGAGGTAAGAGTGTGCAAATGTACTATGTGATTTAAAACATTATCTAAACACCTAGACATTAGTTTTAGAGTAAATGCAAAGTTAACATGGATTTCAATAAAATGGACCCTCTATGTGAGACTGATTTGGGGAGGCCACCAGACACTGGTCTGGGAGGAGGCTTCACTGATCTGCTTCAGTTAGATCAGCGACTCTTACCTATTTATGAGATGGGCTCCTGGGTAAGATTTAGTTTGAACAAAGGGACTCCTCAACACGAGAGTGGTAGAACAGCATTGGGAGCCACTGGGCTGGCACAATTCCTGGTGACTAACCCATGGTAGGCAGTGGCTCCTTGTCCTGAAGGCTGCAGACCTGACTGCTCCAGGTATAGCCATTGTCTAAACCCCGAACTGACTCACCTTCCTGGTTGTCAGGATGCCCTGGTTGCTCTCAGGATGGGTGGTGATGATAAAATGGTCCTTGGCGTCACCGCCCACAATGCGGTAGGTGGCACGCCACGCTGGTGAGTTGGGGGCATCCAGATCAGTGACTGTCAGCCTCTGCACCTCATGGCCCACTGCATTCTCAGGCACACGGGCCTCGTACTGTCAGTGTGAGAAGCACAGAGCTATCAGAGCAGAGACGATGACTGTCCCAAGCCTCCCCCAAGCCTCCATCCAACCTCAGGGGATCCCCATGCCTTCATCCTTTCCTtgaccacccacccacccactttgAGGGGTTTCAGGGTACACACAGCAACAGGATGTCCTCAGCATCAGCCTCATAGCTGCTGGCACAGACCACACCAATCCTGCACCTGCTTTCCCTACACGAAGGGGCCTGATGTTCCAGAATCTCACTGGTTTGCATGCCTAAGCCCCTGCAACGTGTAGCTACCTATCCAGCTGAGATCAGAGAGTAATAAGGAAGGTGGCAAGAAGGGCTAGGTGCCTGAATTGGCTGGAACACTGAACAGGAATTTTTTAGAGGTTCTGGGACAGGTGACGAAGACTAGAAAATCATTTGcttggacactttttttttttttttttttttttttgagacagtctccctctgccacttaggctggaatgcagtggtgcaatctcggctcactgcaactccacctcccaggctcaagcaatcctcatgcctcagcttcccaagtagctgggactacaggcatgcatcactgcacctacttaagttttttgtttttagtagagatggggttttgccatattggccaggttggtccctcaactcctggcctcaagtggatctgcctgccttggcctcccaaaatgctgggattacaggtgtgagccactgtgcctggcctcattacAAATTTTTAATCAGCCCTAACTAACGTTGAGAGCTGTCTAAAGATGGAATTGGGAGGACATGACTGGCACCTTGACTGGCACTGAGTCCTCTGCCTTGGAGGTGCACAAACATTCACTGGGAAAAGATGGGCAGGTGTAGGTACaaggcaaatatattttcatatcaaCAAAGATTTTCATATCAAGCACTTATTTTCAGGTATTGTgttaagaaaaatacatagattatttttcttttttctttttttcttttttagatggagtttcactcgttacccaggctggagtgcaatggcgcaatctcggctcaccgcaacctccgcctcctgggttcaggcaattctcctgcctcagcctcctgagtagctgggattacaggcacacaccaccatgaccagctaatttttagtatttttagtagagacggggtttcaccatgttgaccaggatggtctcgatctcttgacctcgtgatccacctgccttggcctcccaaagtgctgggattacaggcgtgagccactgcgcccagcccatagattattttatttgaaactcACAACAATGCAGTAGGTATTATCATGGTCTCCTTTTCACAGATTAGGAAATGGGGCACAGAGAGAGGTTAGGTAGTtttcctaaggtcacacagccataGTGCTGGGACTGGCTGGCACTTGAAGCAATATAGACTGGTTCCACAATTTCCTCAGAAAGACAAACCTTGGTCTTTTGTTATCTGATGAGGGACTGAGTGAGGAAGCAGCATTACCTTCTGGGGGTCAAACACGGGAGCGTTGTCATTGGCATCGAGGATCTCCACAACTGCCACCCCTGTGGTGGTGGAGCCGTCCCCATCCATGTCTGTAGCCTGGATGGTCAGTGTGTACTCAGGGACtttctggggagagggagaggagaggaaaagccCATTGTGGGTTCAGTCTGAAGGGTCcctcccctgagctccaggaAGCACTGGCTCAGGGGTGTGTGGATCAAGAGTTGTGTCTCTCCCGATCATAATGCTGACTCTTGCACCACCCCTTGCCCACTGCCAGGAGAACAGATGCAGAGGGTGTTGTTGGAAAGGGAACCAGAGATCCAAACAGTTCTCCTGGACCTGTCCTAGGAAAGCCTGGGCATTGCCCCCTGACCCTTGACTGCTCcagaatgagtttttttttttgttttttgatgcaGAACGAGTTTGTTTtcccttttgagacagggtctcgccctgttacccaggttggaagGGTATGAtgttgggtcactgcaacctcccccaggttcaagtgattttcctgcctcagtctcccaagtaggattacaggtgcttgccactatgctcagctaatttttgtatttttagtagagatggggtttcaccatgttggccaggctggtcttgaactcctgacctcaagtgatcctctcgcctcagcctcccaaagcgttgggattacaggcatgagccaccatgcctggcctcaggacAAGAGTTttgagcaggtgtccccaaactttttacacagggggccagttcactgtccctcagaccgttggagggctgccacatactgtgctcctctcactgagcaccaatgaaagaggtgccccttcctgaagtgcagtggggggccggataaatggcctcaggggggccgcatgcggcccatgggccgtagtttggggacgcctggttttgAGTCAGGACTTGGGTAAAGGGATTAATTAAGAAGCAGGCGGCAACTCCAGTATCCATGGAGCTAATTTTACTTTGTGGCACACAAGGGACCGATTTGGGTAATGTGCACACTAAGTGAGCCACTCCAAGAGGAAATGAGAAAACCTACAGAAAATACCAAAAGTAGGCATTTTACAGCTGCCTCCCAGCCCTGGAGGAGATTTAACAAGATTGGCTGGCAGCGGGCCAGGGACCCAAGGGAGCCAGGGGCATCCGCATCTGAACACAGCAGCAGCCATCCCAGCTGACGTGGGTCCTCATTGTTCTGCCTTGGGCTTTGTGGGCAAGGACAGGAGTTTCTGCTGTCAGAGTcagaccccagcctgggcaagtctGGGTAGACAGCACTTTCCAGAAGTGCCACTCACTTCCCGGTCCAGGCCACTGGAGACGACGCTGATGGTGCCTGTGCTCCGGTGAATGGTGAACATGAGGTCGTGTGGATCCTTTGGTTCTTGGCTATGGATGGAGTAAGCAACCACTCCATTGTAGGTGTGGATGGCATCATCCTCATCTGTGGCTGTCACCTGCATCACAGAAGTACCTGGAGAGAAAGGTGAGTATCTTTTTCTCCCAGCTCCAACTCCAGCCCTGTCTACTTCTAGAACTcttttacgtgtgtgtgtgataaagtctcgctccgttgcccaggctggagtgcaatggtgcgatcttgattcactgcaaactctgcctcctgtgttcaagtgattctcttgtctcagcctcccaagtagctgggattacaggtgcccgccaccatgcccagctaatttttttgtatttttagtagacacaggatttcaccatgttggcccagctggtcttaaactcctgatctcaagtaatctgcccgccttggcttcccgaagttctagggttacaggcatgagccactatgcccagcctccatCAGCCATGTGCTAACACCTCTAGTCTGCTGTGTTCCCTGTGGCTGCCATGCACTCAAGAGGCTTGTGTTAGGTGCTTTGTATTACGTAAGTTTGCACATGATATTCCTAATCTTCAGCACTCTTCAAGGTTGATATTATTCCAATTTTTAGATGTGAGAATTGAGGCTCAGAGGTCAAGAACATGCCCAGGATCACAGCCAGTAAAAAGGCAAAGCCAAGACTCAAATCTAGGTCTTTGAAGTTCCAAAGCTAGTGCCTCCCAAGCTTGGCTGATCATCTGAAGCTTTggggaaaatttcaaatatacggATTCCAGAGCTCTGCTCCAGGATCATTCTTATTTAGGAACCTTGGGATAGAAGgggagaatctgcatttttaagtaGACCCTAGGTAATCCGATATACAGCCAAGGAAATCAGGTATGGGGGGATCTTCTAGCATTTAAGGGTGTGAGCCCAGTAGCCCCACAGCAGTCCCCTTCCCAATCCTCTTACCTGGCAGGACCCCCTCTAAGACACTCCCTCGGAAGATGTCCTGGGTGAACTTGGGCTTGTGGTCATTTTGGTCAGTCACGATGATGGAGATGTTCATGGGGTGCTCCACTGAGGAACCGTTCTCTGACACAGCATAGCCAAAGAGCTGTGGGGTACACAGCTCTGGGGTCAGCCTGGTGCCACCCACCTCACCAGGCCTAGGACCCCACTTCTGAGGAGACATTTACAGTAAACACTAAAGGCTACTTGCCTCATACTTGGCAATCTCCTCCCGGTCCAGTGGCTTATTCAGCAACAACCAGCCTGTCTCCTTCTCCACAGCGAAGACACCCTCAGGGGGGCTATCTGCCCCCGGCCCCGTGATGCTGTAGAAAATCTTggtgtctctgtctttattagACTTGagctggaggaaaaagaaaatggcagctGACAAAGTAACAGATATCCCATGACTGTGACAAAGAATCCTCTGTGAAGAGGGACAATGCCATAGTAGAATCTGCTCACATAGGAGAGGTTTTCCTCTCTAGGCCCCCACATTCAGTAGCAAGAAATCTCACATGCAGGCCTTTGGATGGGGGTTCCTGCAGCTATCAATGACTCCCAGGAGAAGGCACAGTCCTACCTGATTCAGCCTCTGAGGGAAAGGACCCTTGCCATTTTCAGGGACAGATATTGGAGCAACCACCCATTCTCTCTTGTGTCTTCGTAAGATATGTTTGGATGGGAAGATCGTCAATGACTTCCTTTCCTTCAGTGACTTTCTTTCCTGCAAGGAGAGAAACCCCTTAAACCAGATGTGCAAATAGCTGGGACACATTCAACATACTCTCATCTGTTAAGAGTtaaaggtagctgggcatggtagctcacacctatattcccagcactttgggaggatcacttgagcccaggagatcaagaccagcctgggcaagatggtgagaccctatgttaaatttaaaaaaagagttaaggGTGAGGAGACCTAGATGGGCCTATTATTGCAAGGGAAACTGGGTGTTTACTTATGGAGGACGACCAGTGAAATATACTACAGCACACATGCCtagtggaatattatgcagctctaaaaataagaataactaTGCTCTCTATGTGCCAAcagggaaagattttttttttttctttttttctttttttgagatggagtcttgctctgtcacccaggctggagtgcagtggtacagtctcggctcagtATGACCTCTGCCTcttagattcaagcgattctcctgcctcagcctcctgagcagctgggattacaggcatgtgccaccacacccagctaatttttgtattttcagtagagacggggtttcaccatagtggtcaggctggtctcgaactcatgacttcaagtgatccaccttccttggcctcccaaagtgctgggattacaggtatgagccaccacacccagcctgatctTTGATATATGTtgtcaaatgaaaatattaaggtATAGGGCAGCTTAATATagtttatcatttcatttaacaaacacattGTGCTTaatacatgccaggcactgtttcatCTTTTGTGTAAAAGGGTAGGAAATAAGACCCTATAGTCATATTTTCTTATACATGGATGAAGTCTGGGAGAATACAGAAAACACTAATATTGGGAAGAGGGCAGACACTGGGCTGATATATTCgtaagtagaaaaataaaggtATAGACATGTGAACAGTATCCTAGCTTTTGCATAAGAGGGAaaataattgtttgtttgtttgtttgttttttgagacagagccttgctctgtctcccaagctagagtgcaaaggtgtgatctcggctcactgcaaccttgacctcccaggttcaagtgattctcctgcctcagcctcctgagtagctgagatgacaggtgcgcaccaccatgcccggctaatttttccatttttggtagagacggggtttcaccatattggtcaggttggtctcaaacgcctgacctcgtgatcccttgcctgcctcggcctctcaaagtgctaggattacaggcgtgaaccaccacatctggcccaaaattctgtttatatatacatatatacaaaatagataacatgtaaaatataaacatgtaacaCATATAATTATAGACTATATATAAACTCTGGAAGGAAAGAAATTGGGAACGGTCATTAACTGTCTTCTATCGGAGGGGCGAAGAGGGCTTTAGGCAAATGGAAGCAAACAAGGGGAGATTATTTATTGTATAGcttattaatactttttatttttgaaccacATGGCTATATTAGCcactcaaaaattaaaacaaagtatgGCCAAGCACCCCAGGTGCCTCTTCCTTGAGGCTCACGGAATTGGCAAGCCTGCATTTAGAACTGCCTTCAGTTGGGAGTTAACATGAATGATAAGGGAAGGAAGTgaagggaggtgggagagggaaTCTAAGGGGCCTAGCACACTGGGTGATTACTCACAAGGCAGCTCGTGGCTCTACTGGCCTGACCTCAGGCACTCCACTGCTGCGTAGCTGCAAGCACTACCCTTCTTAGATCAGTGCTCACGCCCAAGCTGTGGGCAGCTGAGGACTAATACTAGCTCCTCTGAAGGGCTGACTTGGCGCACGATGGCCACAGCAACCAAGCGCTCCTGGCCAGCAGCAATCTGGGCATGCACAGAGAACATCTTCCTTTTGTCCTGCAGATGGACATGGTGTTTTACCTGGACTGTCCCGCCATTCAGCACAGTGAAGTCATCATTATCAGTGTTAAACAGAGCCGGCTCTTGCCTGTGGCAGCCC
This region includes:
- the CDH3 gene encoding cadherin-3 codes for the protein MGLPRGPFASLLLLQVCWLQCAASEPCRVGFGEAEVTLEAGDAKQEPGQALGKVFVGCHRQEPALFNTDNDDFTVLNGGTVQERKSLKERKSLTIFPSKHILRRHKREWVVAPISVPENGKGPFPQRLNQLKSNKDRDTKIFYSITGPGADSPPEGVFAVEKETGWLLLNKPLDREEIAKYELFGYAVSENGSSVEHPMNISIIVTDQNDHKPKFTQDIFRGSVLEGVLPGTSVMQVTATDEDDAIHTYNGVVAYSIHSQEPKDPHDLMFTIHRSTGTISVVSSGLDREKVPEYTLTIQATDMDGDGSTTTGVAVVEILDANDNAPVFDPQKYEARVPENAVGHEVQRLTVTDLDAPNSPAWRATYRIVGGDAKDHFIITTHPESNQGILTTRKGLDFESKNQHTLYVEVTNEAPLVLKLPTSTATIVVHVEDVNEAPVFVPPSKVVEVQEGISTGDPVCVYTAQDPDKENQKISYRILRDPAGWLAMDPDSGQVTAAGTLDREDEQFVRNNIYEVMVLATDNGSPPTTGTGTLLLTLTDVNDHGPVPEPRRITICNQSPEPQVLNITDKDLFPHTSPFQAQLTHDSDIYWTAEVNEKGDTVALSLKKFLKQDTYDVHLSLSDHGNKEQLTVIRATVCNCHGHVVTCPQPWKGGFILPVLGAVLALLLLLLVLLLLVRKKRKVKEPLLLPEDDTRDNVFYYGEEGGGEEDQDYDITQLHRGLEARPEVVLRNDVAPTFIPTPMYRPRPANPDEIGNFIIENLKAANTDPTAPPYDSLLVFDYEGSGSDAMSLSSLTSSASDQDQDYDYLNEWGSRFKKLADMYGGGEED